AAAGAAATTCGAAGGAAGCTGCCATTGTGGTGATGTTCAATTTACGTTTGTATCGGATTTATCTCGCGTAGGGAAATGCAATTGTTCCCTGTGCCTAAAGCGTAATGCCATCATGGCCTATACTGAAGCGCACAAGTTCACGCTTATAAGTGGCGAAGACAGATTGAGTTGCTACCAGTTTAACACAATGCAAGCAAAGCATTACTTTTGTAGCTCTTGTGGTATTTATACGCATCACAAACCT
This genomic stretch from Vibrio marisflavi CECT 7928 harbors:
- a CDS encoding GFA family protein, coding for MEKKFEGSCHCGDVQFTFVSDLSRVGKCNCSLCLKRNAIMAYTEAHKFTLISGEDRLSCYQFNTMQAKHYFCSSCGIYTHHKPRTQKATTAVNLSCLKTTEEELSGLTIQKISGSELSIES